A single Methylobacterium sp. 17Sr1-1 DNA region contains:
- a CDS encoding PAS domain S-box protein, translating into MTWPSGDGEMARRIRDHDWSATTLGPVEAWPSPLRAAIDLILPAATPIGLYWGADLALVFNDAWRRLVGAKHEVALGRPAREVFPEIWPEIGPMLAGVLAGQGAAQVRDRRLPLDRAGRIEDAWFSFSFDPILLADGSVGGVLNIATETTGRILTDRRREEAERALRDSEERLRMAVELVPAILWWCDAEGNNTAINHRWRSYTGQDRAALQNDGWLDAIHPDDVEATRAAFAHAYATGTPVERQQRIRRTDGAHRWHLVRQVPIRGLDGAITHWFGAAIDIQDLRVLQERQQALVAELQHRTRNLLGVLRALADKIMARSTDLADFSARFGDRLAALARVQDLLSRLAEGERVTFDELLRIELAALNGGAGRVTLDGPTGVSLRSSTVQAFALALHELATNAIKYGAFSQPDGRLDIRWRLARRPEPWLHVDWRERHVAMPAGPRENGSGRELIERVLPYQLGAETTYALRADGVHCTMALPVSTQQAAGGTAPG; encoded by the coding sequence ATGACGTGGCCGTCAGGCGACGGCGAGATGGCCCGGCGCATCCGGGACCACGATTGGTCCGCGACGACGCTCGGGCCCGTCGAGGCCTGGCCGTCGCCGTTGCGGGCCGCGATCGACCTCATCCTCCCGGCCGCGACCCCGATCGGCCTCTACTGGGGCGCCGACCTCGCCCTCGTCTTCAACGACGCGTGGCGCCGGCTCGTCGGCGCGAAGCACGAAGTCGCCCTCGGCCGGCCGGCGCGCGAGGTCTTTCCCGAGATCTGGCCCGAGATCGGGCCGATGCTCGCGGGCGTCCTCGCCGGCCAAGGCGCCGCCCAGGTCCGGGACCGTCGCCTCCCGCTCGACCGCGCCGGCCGGATCGAGGATGCCTGGTTCAGCTTCAGCTTCGATCCGATCCTGCTGGCGGACGGGTCGGTCGGCGGCGTCCTCAACATCGCCACCGAGACGACCGGGCGCATCCTCACCGACCGGCGGCGCGAGGAGGCCGAGCGGGCCCTGCGCGACAGCGAGGAGCGCCTGCGGATGGCCGTCGAGCTCGTCCCGGCGATCCTGTGGTGGTGCGACGCCGAAGGCAACAACACCGCCATCAACCACCGCTGGCGGTCCTATACCGGCCAGGATCGCGCCGCCCTTCAGAATGACGGCTGGCTCGACGCGATCCATCCCGACGACGTCGAGGCGACCCGCGCGGCCTTCGCCCACGCCTACGCGACCGGCACGCCGGTCGAGCGCCAGCAGCGCATCCGCCGGACCGACGGCGCCCATCGCTGGCACCTGGTGCGGCAGGTGCCGATCCGCGGCCTGGACGGGGCCATCACCCACTGGTTCGGTGCGGCCATCGACATCCAGGACCTGCGCGTCCTGCAGGAGCGCCAGCAGGCCCTGGTCGCCGAGCTGCAGCACCGGACCCGCAACCTCCTCGGCGTGCTCCGCGCGCTGGCCGACAAGATCATGGCGCGCTCGACCGATCTCGCCGATTTCAGCGCCCGCTTCGGCGATCGGCTGGCCGCCCTGGCCCGCGTCCAGGACCTGCTGTCGCGCCTGGCGGAGGGGGAGCGCGTCACCTTCGACGAACTGTTGCGCATCGAGCTCGCGGCCCTGAACGGCGGTGCCGGGCGCGTCACCCTGGACGGGCCGACGGGCGTCTCCTTACGCTCCTCCACGGTGCAGGCCTTCGCGCTCGCCCTGCACGAGCTCGCCACCAACGCGATCAAGTACGGAGCGTTCTCCCAGCCCGACGGGCGGCTCGACATCCGCTGGCGCCTGGCGCGCCGGCCCGAGCCCTGGCTCCACGTCGACTGGCGCGAGCGCCACGTCGCGATGCCGGCCGGCCCGCGGGAGAACGGATCCGGCCGCGAGCTGATCGAGCGGGTGCTCCCCTATCAGCTCGGCGCCGAGACGACCTACGCGCTGCGGGCGGACGGCGTCCACTGCACCATGGCGCTGCCGGTCTCGACGCAACAGGCCGCCGGCGGGACCGCGCCCGGGTGA
- a CDS encoding TetR family transcriptional regulator, with translation MPAATRRHDPDRRARILRAALDTIAAHGVAGTTHRRIAAAADVPLGSMTYHFASLDDLLTEAFTLLADDVSARFTERLAAAGTRAEACEAVVDLVVDDAWATPRNLLLSYELYAYAARVPALRRVMQGWMGKSRAALEQHFAPETARALDAMIEGLSIHRSVDLAPAGRDEVRAIVARLTAPPLP, from the coding sequence TTGCCCGCCGCCACCCGCCGCCACGATCCCGACCGCCGCGCCCGCATCCTGCGGGCGGCCCTCGACACGATCGCCGCGCACGGCGTCGCCGGCACCACGCACCGGCGGATCGCCGCCGCGGCCGACGTGCCGCTCGGCTCGATGACCTATCATTTCGCGAGCCTCGACGATCTCCTGACCGAGGCGTTCACGCTGCTCGCCGACGACGTGTCGGCCCGGTTCACCGAGCGGCTGGCGGCCGCCGGAACCCGTGCGGAGGCCTGCGAGGCCGTCGTCGATCTCGTCGTCGACGACGCCTGGGCCACGCCCCGCAACCTGCTCTTGAGCTACGAGCTCTACGCCTACGCCGCCCGGGTGCCGGCCCTGCGGCGCGTGATGCAGGGCTGGATGGGCAAGAGCCGCGCGGCCCTGGAGCAGCACTTCGCGCCCGAGACCGCACGCGCCCTCGACGCGATGATCGAGGGCCTGTCGATCCACCGCTCGGTCGATCTCGCGCCGGCCGGCCGCGACGAGGTCCGGGCGATCGTCGCCCGCCTGACCGCGCCGCCGCTTCCTTGA
- the htpG gene encoding molecular chaperone HtpG, which translates to MSETVERHSFGAEVGRLLDLVVHALYSEREIFLRELVANAADAVDRRRFGALTDSALALPADAKVRINPDKAARTLTISDPGIGMGKDELAQNLGTIARSGTRAFSQSLADAKPEERPSLIGQFGVGFYSAFMVADRVEVTSRKAGSDEAWTWASEGQGEYTLAPATKPEAGTDIVLHMKADAEEYLEPLRLETIVRKWADHITVPVTLVRDGEEVPSTKGTALWRKAKSEVSEEEYTEFYRQVAHAFDKPWATLHWRAEGQLEFTALLFVPGMKPFMAVEEERESKVRLHVRRMFITDDAGLLPSWLRFVKGVVDTEDLPLNVSREMLQATPVLARIRRAVTAKVLSELKTRAKDAESYATFWQAFGPVLKEGLWEDAEHRQDIAGLLRFRSSTVEGWTSLADYVSRMKPNQEAIYILVGDDTEALKRSAQIEGFSARGLEVLLLSDHVDAFWPERMDTFEGKPIRSITQGGDDLSAFEPEVSEGDTPADLADLLPKLKEALKDDVSDVKASQRLVDSAVLLSAPAFGPDLQMQRLLRRAGRGAGGMGGQPVLELNPRHPLIRRIAERAAAGEDVGEAAQTLVDLAHVQGGDPPRDPVAFARRVAAALAQG; encoded by the coding sequence GTGAGCGAGACTGTGGAGCGGCATTCGTTCGGCGCCGAGGTCGGGCGCCTCCTGGACCTCGTGGTCCACGCCCTCTACTCCGAGCGCGAGATTTTTCTCCGCGAGCTGGTCGCCAACGCCGCCGACGCGGTCGACCGGCGCCGGTTCGGGGCACTGACCGATTCCGCCCTGGCGCTGCCGGCGGATGCCAAGGTGCGGATCAACCCCGACAAGGCGGCACGGACCCTGACCATCTCGGATCCCGGGATCGGCATGGGGAAGGACGAGCTGGCGCAGAATCTCGGCACCATCGCGCGCTCCGGCACCCGGGCCTTCAGCCAGTCGCTCGCCGACGCCAAGCCCGAGGAGCGCCCGAGCCTGATCGGCCAGTTCGGCGTCGGCTTCTACTCCGCCTTCATGGTCGCCGACCGGGTCGAGGTCACCTCGCGCAAGGCCGGATCGGACGAGGCCTGGACCTGGGCCTCGGAGGGGCAGGGCGAGTACACCCTGGCGCCCGCCACCAAGCCTGAGGCCGGCACCGACATCGTGCTCCACATGAAGGCCGATGCGGAGGAGTATCTCGAGCCGCTGCGCCTCGAGACCATCGTGCGCAAGTGGGCCGACCACATCACCGTGCCGGTGACGCTCGTGCGCGACGGCGAGGAGGTGCCGAGCACCAAGGGCACGGCGCTCTGGCGAAAAGCCAAATCCGAGGTGAGCGAGGAGGAGTACACCGAGTTCTACCGCCAGGTCGCGCACGCCTTCGACAAGCCCTGGGCGACGCTGCACTGGCGGGCCGAAGGCCAGCTCGAATTCACCGCGCTGCTGTTCGTGCCGGGCATGAAGCCCTTCATGGCGGTCGAGGAGGAGCGCGAGAGCAAGGTGCGCCTGCACGTGCGCCGGATGTTCATCACCGACGACGCCGGGCTGCTGCCGTCCTGGCTGCGCTTCGTCAAGGGCGTGGTCGATACCGAGGACCTGCCGCTCAACGTCTCGCGCGAGATGCTGCAGGCCACGCCGGTGCTGGCCCGCATCCGCCGCGCCGTCACGGCGAAGGTGCTCTCGGAGCTGAAGACCCGCGCGAAGGACGCGGAGAGCTACGCCACCTTCTGGCAGGCCTTCGGGCCGGTGCTGAAGGAGGGCTTGTGGGAGGATGCCGAGCACCGCCAGGACATCGCCGGCCTGCTGCGGTTCCGCTCCTCGACCGTCGAGGGCTGGACCTCGCTGGCCGACTACGTCTCGCGGATGAAGCCGAACCAGGAGGCGATCTACATCCTGGTCGGCGACGACACCGAGGCGCTGAAGCGCTCGGCCCAGATCGAGGGTTTTTCCGCCCGCGGCCTCGAGGTGCTGCTGCTCTCCGACCACGTCGATGCGTTCTGGCCCGAGCGGATGGACACGTTCGAGGGCAAGCCGATCCGCAGCATCACGCAAGGGGGCGACGACCTCTCGGCCTTCGAACCGGAGGTCTCCGAGGGCGACACCCCGGCCGACCTCGCCGACCTGCTGCCGAAGCTGAAGGAGGCGCTCAAGGACGACGTCTCCGACGTCAAGGCGAGCCAGCGCCTCGTCGACAGCGCCGTCCTGCTCTCGGCCCCGGCCTTCGGGCCGGACCTGCAGATGCAGCGCCTCCTGCGCCGCGCCGGCCGCGGCGCCGGCGGCATGGGCGGCCAGCCGGTGCTGGAGCTGAACCCGCGGCACCCGCTGATCCGCCGCATCGCCGAGCGCGCGGCGGCGGGCGAGGATGTGGGGGAGGCGGCCCAGACGCTGGTCGACCTCGCCCACGTCCAGGGCGGCGACCCGCCGCGCGACCCGGTCGCCTTCGCGCGCCGGGTGGCAGCGGCTTTGGCGCAGGGCTGA
- a CDS encoding multidrug efflux RND transporter permease subunit — MQFGSGQENAARTGISGYFIRFPVATSLIMAGILFIGIVAYPLLGVAPLPQVDFPTIQVTAQLPGGSPETMASSVAQPLERQFAQIPGVSQMTSTSALGISSITVQFDLNRNIDAASNDIQAAINAAGGQLPKTLPSPPTYRKVNPADSPILLLSVTSDTLPLIEVDDAADVQLAQRISQVSGVGQVLIGGQQKPAVRVQIDPAKLVAKDLSLEDVRTQLSITTVNSPKGSFDGATRSYTVYANDQLTLAKDWNDVIIAYRNGAPLRVRDIGAAVAGPEDTKQAAWANGQRGVFLVIFKQPGANVIETVDRIKAELPRITASLPAGVKVQTLSDRTQTIRASVEDVQFTLALTIALVVAVIFVFLRSVWATIIPSVTVPLALLGACALMWMAGYTLDNLSLMALTIAVGFVVDDAIVVLENIARYVEEGMKPMQAALKGAGEIGFTIVSISVSLIAVLIPLLLMGGIIGRLFREFAVVLSMTIGVSAFVSLSLTPMMASRFLKEHKGEQHGKLYRWSERVFDGMLHAYESALDVALRHHVVTFLTFLGTVALTGYLFVVIPKGFFPQQDTGLIQGITEGGQDISFSAMEDRQRAVGAVIQADPDVASVAMSIGGSGQALNSGRMFITLKPRDDREANAFQIIDRLRPKLAQLEGVKVFLQAAQDVRTGGRSSRTQFEYTLQDPNLDELNTWSPRLLDKLKTLPELRDVATDQQTSGTTLTLSINRDAASRFGITPQLIDDTLYDAIGQRQVAQYFTQLNSYHVVMEILPALQGNPDSLRNIYVKSPTTGGQVPLAAFATWTTEPVRPLSISHQGQFPSVTISFNLAPNVALGQATNAIDAAAKEIGVPATLATGFQGTAQAFQQSLSTVPLLIAAALVVVYLILGILYESYIHPLTILSTLPSAGVGALAMLLWFGYDFSLIALIGIILLIGIVKKNGIMLVDFAIVAERHEGIGPEEAIRKAALLRFRPILMTTMAALLGGIPLMFGTGTGSEIRQPLGYAMVGGLAVSQVLTLFTTPVIYIYLDKLATFLSGGSHGPHGEEEAPEEEAPRQLREAAE; from the coding sequence ATGCAGTTCGGGTCCGGGCAGGAGAATGCCGCGCGTACCGGCATCTCCGGCTACTTCATCCGCTTTCCCGTTGCGACCTCGCTCATCATGGCGGGGATCCTGTTCATCGGCATCGTCGCCTACCCGCTGCTCGGCGTGGCGCCGCTGCCGCAGGTCGACTTCCCGACGATCCAGGTGACGGCGCAGCTGCCCGGCGGCAGCCCGGAGACGATGGCCTCGTCCGTGGCCCAGCCGCTGGAGCGCCAGTTCGCCCAGATCCCCGGCGTGAGCCAGATGACCTCGACGAGCGCTCTCGGCATCTCGTCGATCACGGTGCAGTTCGACCTCAACCGCAACATCGACGCGGCCTCGAACGACATCCAGGCGGCGATCAACGCGGCCGGCGGGCAATTGCCCAAGACCCTGCCGAGCCCGCCGACCTACCGCAAGGTGAATCCGGCCGATTCGCCGATCCTGCTGCTCTCGGTCACCTCCGACACCCTGCCGCTGATCGAGGTCGACGACGCCGCCGACGTGCAGCTGGCGCAGCGCATCAGCCAGGTCTCGGGCGTCGGCCAGGTCCTGATCGGCGGCCAGCAGAAGCCAGCGGTGCGGGTGCAGATCGACCCGGCGAAGCTCGTCGCCAAGGACCTGTCGCTGGAGGACGTGCGCACCCAGCTCTCGATCACCACGGTCAACAGCCCGAAGGGCAGCTTCGACGGCGCGACCCGCAGCTACACCGTCTACGCCAACGACCAGCTGACGCTCGCCAAGGACTGGAACGACGTCATCATCGCCTACCGCAACGGCGCGCCGTTGCGGGTGCGCGACATCGGCGCGGCGGTGGCGGGGCCGGAGGACACCAAGCAGGCGGCCTGGGCCAACGGCCAGCGCGGCGTGTTCCTGGTGATCTTCAAGCAGCCCGGCGCCAACGTCATCGAGACGGTGGACCGGATCAAGGCCGAGTTGCCGCGCATCACCGCCTCGCTGCCGGCGGGCGTGAAGGTGCAGACGCTCAGCGACCGCACCCAGACCATCCGCGCCTCGGTCGAGGACGTGCAGTTCACGTTGGCTCTCACCATCGCGCTGGTGGTGGCGGTGATCTTCGTGTTCCTGCGCTCGGTCTGGGCGACCATCATCCCGAGCGTGACGGTGCCGCTGGCGCTGCTCGGCGCCTGCGCGCTGATGTGGATGGCCGGCTACACCCTCGACAACCTGTCCCTGATGGCGCTCACCATCGCGGTCGGCTTCGTCGTCGACGACGCGATCGTGGTGCTGGAGAACATCGCCCGCTACGTCGAGGAGGGGATGAAGCCGATGCAGGCGGCGCTCAAGGGCGCCGGCGAGATCGGCTTCACCATCGTGTCGATCTCGGTCTCGCTGATCGCGGTGCTGATCCCGCTGCTGCTCATGGGCGGCATCATCGGCCGGCTCTTTCGCGAGTTCGCGGTGGTCCTGTCGATGACGATCGGCGTCTCGGCCTTCGTGTCGCTGTCGCTGACCCCGATGATGGCCTCGCGCTTCCTGAAGGAGCACAAGGGCGAGCAGCACGGAAAGCTCTACCGCTGGAGCGAGCGCGTCTTCGACGGGATGCTGCACGCCTACGAGTCGGCCCTCGACGTAGCGCTCCGCCACCACGTCGTCACCTTCCTGACCTTCCTCGGCACGGTCGCCCTCACCGGCTACCTCTTCGTCGTCATCCCGAAGGGCTTCTTCCCGCAGCAGGATACCGGCCTCATCCAGGGCATCACCGAGGGCGGGCAGGACATCTCGTTCTCCGCCATGGAGGACCGCCAGCGGGCGGTCGGCGCGGTGATCCAGGCCGATCCGGATGTGGCGAGCGTCGCGATGTCGATCGGCGGCAGCGGCCAGGCGCTCAATTCCGGCCGGATGTTCATCACCCTCAAGCCCCGGGACGATCGCGAGGCGAACGCCTTCCAGATCATCGACCGGCTGCGGCCGAAGCTCGCGCAACTCGAGGGCGTCAAGGTCTTCCTCCAGGCCGCGCAGGACGTGCGGACGGGGGGACGCTCCTCGCGCACCCAGTTCGAGTATACGCTCCAGGATCCGAACCTCGACGAATTGAACACCTGGTCGCCGCGCCTCCTCGACAAGCTCAAGACCCTGCCGGAATTGCGCGACGTCGCCACCGACCAGCAGACCAGCGGCACGACGCTGACCCTGTCGATCAACCGCGACGCCGCCTCGCGCTTCGGCATCACGCCGCAACTGATCGACGACACGCTCTACGACGCGATCGGCCAGCGCCAGGTGGCGCAGTACTTCACCCAGCTCAACAGCTACCACGTGGTGATGGAGATCCTGCCGGCGCTCCAAGGCAACCCGGATTCGTTGCGCAACATCTACGTGAAGTCGCCGACCACCGGCGGGCAGGTGCCGCTCGCGGCCTTCGCCACCTGGACCACCGAGCCGGTGCGGCCGCTCTCGATCAGCCACCAGGGTCAGTTCCCCTCGGTGACGATCAGCTTCAACCTCGCGCCGAACGTCGCACTCGGCCAGGCGACGAATGCGATCGATGCCGCCGCCAAGGAGATCGGCGTGCCGGCGACGCTCGCGACCGGATTCCAGGGCACCGCGCAGGCGTTCCAGCAATCGCTCTCGACGGTGCCGCTGCTGATCGCCGCCGCGCTCGTGGTGGTCTACCTGATCCTCGGCATCCTCTACGAGAGCTACATTCACCCGCTGACGATCCTCTCGACCCTGCCCTCGGCCGGCGTCGGCGCGCTCGCGATGCTCCTGTGGTTCGGCTACGATTTCAGCCTGATCGCGCTGATCGGCATCATCCTGCTGATCGGCATCGTGAAGAAGAACGGCATCATGCTGGTCGACTTCGCGATCGTCGCCGAGCGCCACGAGGGCATCGGGCCGGAGGAGGCGATCCGCAAGGCGGCCCTCCTGCGCTTCCGCCCAATCCTGATGACCACGATGGCGGCGCTTCTCGGCGGCATCCCGCTGATGTTCGGCACCGGCACCGGCTCGGAGATCCGCCAGCCGCTCGGCTACGCCATGGTCGGCGGCCTCGCGGTGAGCCAGGTGCTGACGCTGTTCACCACCCCGGTGATCTACATCTACCTCGACAAGCTCGCGACCTTCCTGTCCGGCGGCTCGCACGGGCCGCACGGCGAGGAGGAGGCGCCGGAGGAGGAGGCGCCGCGGCAGCTCCGCGAGGCGGCGGAGTAG
- a CDS encoding CoA ester lyase, which translates to MSFTLVQQATPRLHRSELAVPGSNPTFMEKSAKSAADVIFLDLEDAVAPDDKEQARKNIVQALNDIDWGTKTMMIRINGLDTHYMYRDVIDIVEACPRLDMILIPKVGVPADVYAIDVLVTQIEQAKRREKTIGFEVLIETALGMANVEAIAQSSKRLEAMSFGVADYAASLRARSTVIGGVNPDYAVLTDKDEAGGRQTHWQDPWLFAQNRMLVACRAYGLRPIDGPFGDFSDPDGYRSAARRCAALGFEGKWAIHPSQIDLANEVFTPSEAEVTKARRILAAMEEAAKAGRGAVSLDGRLIDIASIRMAEALIGKADAMARA; encoded by the coding sequence ATGAGCTTCACTCTCGTCCAGCAAGCCACGCCGCGCCTGCACCGCTCCGAGCTGGCGGTGCCGGGCTCGAACCCGACCTTCATGGAGAAGTCGGCGAAATCCGCCGCCGACGTGATCTTCCTCGACCTCGAGGATGCGGTGGCGCCCGACGACAAGGAGCAGGCGCGCAAGAACATCGTCCAAGCCCTCAACGACATCGACTGGGGGACGAAGACGATGATGATCCGCATCAACGGTCTCGACACCCACTACATGTACCGCGACGTGATCGACATCGTGGAGGCCTGTCCGCGCCTCGACATGATCCTGATCCCGAAGGTCGGCGTGCCAGCCGACGTCTACGCCATCGACGTGCTGGTGACGCAGATCGAGCAGGCGAAACGCCGCGAGAAGACGATCGGCTTCGAGGTGCTGATCGAGACGGCGCTCGGCATGGCCAACGTCGAGGCGATCGCCCAATCCTCGAAGCGCCTGGAGGCGATGTCCTTCGGCGTCGCCGACTACGCCGCCTCCTTGCGCGCCCGCTCGACCGTGATCGGCGGCGTCAACCCGGACTACGCGGTACTCACCGACAAGGACGAGGCCGGCGGGCGCCAGACCCACTGGCAGGATCCGTGGCTGTTCGCCCAGAACCGGATGCTGGTCGCCTGCCGCGCCTATGGGTTGCGGCCGATCGACGGGCCGTTCGGCGATTTTTCCGATCCGGACGGCTACCGCTCGGCGGCCCGGCGCTGCGCGGCCCTCGGCTTCGAGGGCAAGTGGGCGATCCACCCCTCGCAGATCGATCTCGCCAACGAGGTCTTCACCCCGAGCGAGGCCGAGGTGACCAAGGCGCGGCGGATCCTGGCGGCGATGGAGGAGGCGGCCAAGGCCGGCCGCGGCGCCGTCTCCCTCGACGGGCGGCTCATCGACATCGCGTCGATCCGCATGGCCGAAGCGCTGATCGGCAAGGCCGATGCCATGGCGCGGGCGTGA
- a CDS encoding efflux RND transporter periplasmic adaptor subunit encodes MRSEQGAGRKKRRRGGWLLALAILAGAGGAYAWQSRQHAESAKPAARAPAAVPVTFAQVEQGPFAVVLGSLGTVQAYNTVQVRSRVDGEILKIGFREGQVVKKGDLLAQVDPRQYQAALDQAKAKKAQDEANVKNAKADLERYTKLGDYASRQQTDTQAATVNQLTAQIAADQAAIDNAATQLSYATIQAPIDGVTGFRQIDVGNIVNAAQQTAIVTITQVEPIFVVYTAPEEQLREVTKALAAGPVPVEAWSTDGMTRLSEGRLDLVNNQVDTATGTVRLKASFANKDHALWPGLSVSTKMRTGTIPDAVTVPDDAVQHGPKGLYAFVVDDQRRAHMQAISVGRSTDGRTQVTKGLNPGQTVIWRGQSRVQEGALVAEAKPVAAEKPVAQDAHRADNAALAQSEAR; translated from the coding sequence ATGAGATCAGAACAGGGCGCTGGACGAAAGAAGCGCCGGCGCGGTGGATGGCTGCTGGCCCTCGCGATCCTGGCCGGCGCCGGCGGCGCCTATGCGTGGCAGAGCCGCCAGCACGCCGAGAGCGCGAAGCCTGCCGCGAGGGCGCCGGCCGCGGTGCCGGTGACGTTCGCCCAGGTGGAGCAGGGCCCGTTCGCGGTGGTGCTCGGCAGCCTCGGCACGGTGCAGGCCTACAACACCGTGCAGGTGCGCAGCCGGGTCGACGGCGAGATCCTGAAGATCGGCTTTCGCGAGGGCCAGGTGGTGAAGAAGGGCGACCTGCTCGCCCAGGTCGATCCGCGCCAGTACCAGGCCGCCCTCGACCAGGCCAAGGCGAAGAAGGCCCAGGACGAGGCCAACGTGAAGAACGCCAAGGCGGATCTCGAGCGCTACACCAAGCTCGGCGACTACGCTTCGCGCCAGCAGACCGACACCCAGGCCGCCACGGTGAACCAGCTCACCGCCCAGATCGCCGCCGACCAGGCGGCGATCGACAATGCGGCGACGCAACTCTCCTACGCGACGATCCAGGCGCCGATCGACGGCGTCACCGGCTTCCGCCAGATCGACGTCGGCAACATCGTCAACGCCGCGCAGCAGACCGCGATCGTCACCATCACCCAGGTCGAACCGATCTTCGTGGTCTACACCGCACCCGAGGAGCAGCTGCGCGAGGTGACGAAGGCGCTCGCCGCCGGGCCGGTGCCGGTCGAGGCCTGGAGCACCGACGGGATGACCCGGCTATCGGAGGGCCGCCTCGACCTCGTCAACAACCAGGTCGACACCGCGACCGGCACGGTGCGGCTCAAAGCCTCCTTCGCCAACAAGGACCACGCGCTGTGGCCGGGCCTCTCGGTCTCGACGAAGATGCGCACCGGCACGATCCCCGACGCCGTCACGGTGCCGGACGACGCGGTGCAGCACGGGCCGAAGGGGCTCTACGCCTTCGTGGTCGACGACCAGAGACGCGCTCACATGCAGGCGATCAGCGTCGGCCGCTCCACCGACGGCCGCACCCAGGTGACGAAGGGGCTGAATCCCGGCCAGACCGTGATCTGGCGCGGCCAGTCGCGGGTGCAGGAGGGGGCGCTCGTCGCCGAAGCGAAGCCTGTGGCAGCCGAAAAGCCTGTGGCACAGGACGCGCATCGCGCGGACAACGCCGCCCTGGCGCAGAGCGAGGCGCGCTGA
- a CDS encoding transposase, producing MPARPGVPARIAKVRLQAGPVEVVRPSGPGAREPASLRLHGVCVQELEPPVGVTPLCWRLLTTRAVPDAAAAQDMVRLYRLRWRIEEVFRALKRDGLGLDETQVRVPDKLFRLSALALGAAVRILQLVDARDGSRRPMQDVLDKAALPVVAELGRACEGSTDRLRNPHPVGNLSWLEWIVARHGGWNAPNSPPGPKVVARGWERFSAMLAGALLARDSLPSRP from the coding sequence GTGCCGGCTCGCCCTGGGGTGCCGGCCCGCATCGCCAAGGTGAGGCTGCAGGCCGGACCGGTCGAGGTGGTCCGTCCCTCCGGCCCAGGCGCCCGCGAGCCGGCCAGCCTGAGGCTGCATGGCGTCTGCGTGCAGGAACTCGAGCCGCCTGTGGGCGTGACGCCCTTGTGCTGGCGGCTTCTGACGACGCGGGCGGTGCCGGATGCCGCCGCCGCGCAGGACATGGTGCGGCTGTACCGGTTGAGGTGGCGGATCGAGGAGGTGTTCCGCGCTCTCAAGCGCGACGGGCTCGGCCTGGACGAGACACAGGTGCGGGTGCCAGACAAGCTGTTCCGGCTGAGTGCCTTGGCGCTGGGAGCCGCCGTGCGGATCCTGCAGTTGGTCGATGCCCGCGACGGCAGCCGACGACCGATGCAGGACGTTCTGGATAAGGCGGCTCTGCCAGTGGTCGCGGAACTGGGGCGGGCCTGCGAGGGCAGCACGGACCGCCTGCGCAACCCTCACCCCGTCGGCAACCTGAGCTGGTTAGAGTGGATCGTGGCCCGCCACGGCGGCTGGAACGCTCCCAACTCGCCACCCGGTCCCAAGGTCGTCGCGCGCGGATGGGAGCGCTTCTCGGCCATGCTCGCCGGTGCCCTCCTCGCGAGAGACTCACTTCCGTCAAGGCCGTAG